The nucleotide window GCATCTGTCCATCCAAAATTAAACTGCTCGTTAGCCTTAATTAAGCGCTGGTACAGAAGATCGCTAGGAGTTAAACCAGATTCCAGCTTCGGACGAAAAGGAATCGTCGCCTCAATACAAGCTGCTATCTCAGCGATGATATCAGGTGTGAGGAAAAACTCTAAAGCTTTGGCAGCAACAATTGCACTTAGAAATTCGTTTTGCCCTGAAAATGGAGATAGCGGCTGAGCGGGAACAAACCCAAACACCGCCGCTACAATTTCAAACATACGATCGTTTGGCAGTTGCGAAAGCTCGCGAATCACTAGCTGTCCGCGCACCTCTTTGACAAAAGGCGAAATGTAACAGCTGATATTGAGACTCACGCCCTGATCGACTTGCACGTAAACAAGATCGTGAAACAAAGCTGCCAAGACCTCAATGGCATCGACCGACCCACCCACCTCAAAAATGTGTTCTGGAGTATGAAAATAACGCCAGGGGCCAGTCATTGTTTGGATAATCAGCTCGGCTGTCTCTTCGAGTTGAGTAGCATCGACGTGACCCTTTAGCTCCTTGATTGCCCCCAGTAAACAATCCAAGCACCGTTTGCTATCGGCTTGTTGCTCCACCTTTGCTCTCCCTGGTTTCCCTGATTTTTCTGCATGGTATCAAAGGCGTTTGCAAAACGCCATGTGCCACTTATTAAGATTCCGGAGTCGGTTACATAGTCATACCCTAAAGTAGTTCTGGGTTTGGGCGTGGTATTTTTAGCTACTGTCGGTTGTACTGCCCTTCCCATTCGTTACAAGTTCAGAGAAGCGTCTTAAAGGGGTCTGCGGGCATCGGCGACCGATATAGTTGTGAGGGATGCAAGGATGCCCCACATGGACGGGATTGCTGCCATTCAAGCGATTAAGCAAAGCCTACCCAATGGGGTTATTGCTGACTTCCCATACCTGGCAAACTGAGGCCATTGCAGCAATCTACAGCGGTGCCGATGCCCCAATAGTTACTAATATGTGTTACTTGGGGCTAAAGCTGAAACTAAATGTCATTAAACCTGCGTCCCTCATGGCTGCCTCTGAAGATGAACTAAAACTCTCCGAAAAAGGGACCGTTTTTGATACTGCCATCGGGCATAATGGTTTCGTAAACAAAGTTACCATAACTCCAAATAATATTGGGACTGATGTAAGCATCTCTGAAGTTAGTTCTAATCAGAATAGCGAACTCGAAACTCCTGATGTTGGCTCCACAGAAGATAGCACGAGTAGCATTCATCTGAGCCAAGTTGGTTCCTCCCAAATCGGCTCCAGTCAAATCACACCAACGCAAGTTGGCGGAATACAAATTAGCATCCCTGATAATAGCGTGCTTCAACCAAGCTCTTTCCAAGGAAACACCAAACAAATCGGCTCCAGTCAAATCGGCTCCTCTCAAATAAGCTTGTCTCAAATAGGCTCCACGCAAGTTAATATCTCGCAAAATAGCCCCTTCGAGGTCAATCATACAATCCTGGGGAACGCCCTCGGATTGGATCAACTCAATCCCTCGAAAATCGCGCTCTCCATCAGCATACCTAGCCAACAATTCCTCAGCAGTGATTTTCCAAGCCATAATTTAACCTCCAATTTGGTTTCTAGGCTCAAATCTAGCGCAACTAATATTTAGTCCGTTTTACTAAAAACGGAAATTCTATGCGACATCAACCTCCAAATAAAAAACATCCCTACCGGACAACTACCAGAAGCTGAAATCACCAAACCTGAAACCAGGGATGTGAAAAATCTTAAGAATTTTTTCACAAGTTGTACCCCTCTTAAGCCCAACTCCTCGATATCATAACGGGGCAATTAATTGTAATGTGTTAGCGCGGATAAGCCCTCTCTAGCTATTTGGCGGTGAAGACTAGAAGGTACTAGAGAAAGGGGAGAGGTGACAGCGATCGCCTGCGAATATTTGTTACTTTAGAAACCAATGTAAAAAACGCATAGATATAATTTTGGAGGAAAACTCCATAAAAGGATAAACGTACAATGACGAGTTTATACGAGAAGATTGGCGGACAAGCAGCCGTTGCGGGCGTAGTGGATGATTTTTATAAGCTTGTTTTGGCAGACGATACAGTTAGTTCGTTTTTCGTTCATACAGATATGGAAAAACAGCGTCGTCATCAAACTGCTTTTATTTCCTTTGCCCTTGGTGGCCCTCAATACTCAGGCCGTTCGATGGAAAAAGCGCACGAAGGTTTGAATTTGCAGCCGCAACACTTTGATGCGATCGCCAAGCATCTGGGCGAGGCAATGGCTGCACATGGAGTACCGCAAGAAGATATTAACACAGCACTCGGACACGTTGCGAGTTTAAAAGATGCTGTTTTATACAAGTAAACCCAAAGCCCAATCTATTGAATTTTCAACAGGTTGGGAATAGCAGCGATCGCTTACCATAAATATCTATCCTGTGCCCCTAATTCAGCTATTTTTCTAATTTCCTCTTCTATCCAGCAGCGAACAGGCAATAAGTCCGGCATATCACCCAACGCACAAGATATAGAATTTGGCAGAACTGTTGTAGACAGCTATTAATATTCGCTTTTATTTGAACGCGCCAGCAAAGACAAAATTCAGGTAGACCCTTCGTTTCTCATCTTGGGCGGCGCCATGAAGCGATCGCGGTCTATCCAGAATCTGACAGTAGTAATTTAGCTCTTTGCTCGTGGAACTACAGCCAACGTGCTTGTGTCGTACCTAGAAATAGCGCTGAGAATTGAAAAATGAAGAAAAACTTAATCAAGGGCACAGGAATAGTTAGCTTTGGGGTTGTAGCTATAGGAATTTTAGCTACTAACTGGCTACCAGTTTTTGCACAGTCTTCATCAGCCCCAACCAAGCAAACTAAACAGGCAATTTCTAGTCTACCTAACGGTAACTATTTTTACGGCTCATCACGTTTGCCTTATAAATCCGGTGGTGATTACGTTATTTTCCGTAAAACAGGTGGCACGATAACAGGAATGAAGTATCCAGTTCCTGGAGAACCAACTTGCTTTAAGGGAACTGCTAGCCGGACTACAATTACTAACGTTACCGTGCAGTACGTGCCGCTAGGCGAATCAAACGCTCAAGGCAATTTTGTACCAAGGAATCCCCTCAACTTAAGTTCTTACTATAAACTCAAGTTTGACCAAGCACCTAATTTTGCTAAAAAAGGTTTGCAGGGATGCGTCCAAGTATTTGCTAATAAAAAATAAACCTTTTTCGATACTGCTTTTCTGGCAACCGATTTACTACAGTTTGGTTTAATCGGAAAAATGCCAGTCGCGACAACAGCCAGTTTTGTTCCTGCTGGCTGTTGTTGCGCTAGAGTAATTTTGGGTAGAGGCGAAGCAGTTCTGGTAGTATCTTTTTTGCATAAATGCGATCGCCCCCCTGAATTTAGTCTGGATGCACTTGCCCTACTTAAAGAAATTGCTAAAGATGCAAATGGCTTAAAGTAACAGCAGTAGCGCTACAACTGTGGAGCAGATTGATTTGGATCGGGAAGTTCAGGAGATCGCGCGATCGCATCAAATTTGTATCCTTCAAGTTTTAGCTGTTTAACAAATTGAGTGCTATCTAAATTTGACGATCCTGCAATAGTTTCTTCTGACGGTTTTGGAGTTGCAGACCGCTTGATTTGTTTGAGGCGAGATTTTCTTCCCATAACTTTGTCAAAACATCGATAATAATTCCAGTTTAGCGATATTTTCTAAGGCTAGATTGGCATTCGCTAAAATAAGTTGATGCTACCTTTGATAGCGCGATCGCCATCGGCTAAGGGAAAGTGGAAGCGATCGCCGCAGCTACGATGCTCAACTGAGCGTAGATGTTGCAATCTAGAATATAGCAATCCTAGTTGAGTTTTGAGATGCTAGGGTTTGAGATCCCCGACTTCTTAGAGAAGTCGGGGATCTCGCTTTCACGAATCATTTATGATTGCTATAGTCAAAAAGCAAGTTATACGGCAATTGCAACATAATTAATAGTAGTAAATTTTTGTGTCCTTAACTTCGGAATTTATTTATGCTTCTTCAAACCGAGCGTCTGCTGCTGCGCGAATTTACACAAGCCGACTGGTCTGCCGTTTTAGCCTATCAATCTACCCCCGCATACCAACGTTTTTATCCAGATGTGGGGCGCACTGAAGCCGACGCTCGTGCCTTCGTTAATAACTTCCTCCAGTGGCAGCAGGAAAAGCCACGATGGAGGTATCAGTGGGCAGTAGCTCTACAAAAACAGGATAAGCTGATTGGTAACTGCGGCCTCCGCAAAAGTCATGCCGATGCTTGGGAAGCAGAAATTGGGTGTGAATTGGCTCCTGAATATTGGGGACGAAATTATCCATTTGAGATGGGTCGCCTGTTACTGCGCTTTGGATTTACAGAGCTTGGTCTGCATCGCATTTACGCACACTGTATCGCTGATAATAGAGGCGCGGTATCGTTGGCTCAGACGCTTGGAATGACTCAAGAAGGTCGGTTGCGAGAGA belongs to Microcoleus sp. FACHB-831 and includes:
- a CDS encoding pentapeptide repeat-containing protein, encoding MAWKITAEELLARYADGERDFRGIELIQSEGVPQDCMIDLEGAILRDINLRGAYLRQAYLRGADLTGADLFGVSLERAWLKHAIIRDANLYSANLRWCDLTGADLGGTNLAQMNATRAIFCGANIRSFEFAILIRTNFRDAYISPNIIWSYGNFVYETIMPDGSIKNGPFFGEF
- a CDS encoding group 1 truncated hemoglobin codes for the protein MTSLYEKIGGQAAVAGVVDDFYKLVLADDTVSSFFVHTDMEKQRRHQTAFISFALGGPQYSGRSMEKAHEGLNLQPQHFDAIAKHLGEAMAAHGVPQEDINTALGHVASLKDAVLYK
- a CDS encoding GNAT family N-acetyltransferase, whose product is MLLQTERLLLREFTQADWSAVLAYQSTPAYQRFYPDVGRTEADARAFVNNFLQWQQEKPRWRYQWAVALQKQDKLIGNCGLRKSHADAWEAEIGCELAPEYWGRNYPFEMGRLLLRFGFTELGLHRIYAHCIADNRGAVSLAQTLGMTQEGRLRENVSIRGKWHDTLVYAILQQEWEAKVE